The following nucleotide sequence is from Solea senegalensis isolate Sse05_10M linkage group LG19, IFAPA_SoseM_1, whole genome shotgun sequence.
GCACTGACGTAATGATGCCACTCATGGCGTTGCCTGCGACAAAAGAACAGCCCAGGATCAGGATGTTCATGCAGATGATGCCAGACAGAAGCCATCCACCACCGTGGTGGGCCCGCTCCATCACAGCATCCACGTGGTGGACGTGCTGCCTCGAAGCCCCCACGCTGGGAGGATTGGAGGGGCTGGAAATGTGTTGGATGTTCTCTAgatgtgctgctgcttctatGTTTGATGGATGGGCCTCCAGGACAGAATTAGGTGTTTTTCTGTAAAAGGACAAATGTCATTTAGTTGCTTTCTGTGAGTGAAACAGGAATAATCCTAATCTGGTATTGGCTGGAGGTAACCAGGTGAGAATTGCATACATACTTAATTCTAATTGAGGATAATTGATCTAATCTGTTGATTAATTGATAGTTTAGATTAgttgtaaaaatgttgatctgtgatATATTTAAGGACAGAATAATTCACAATACACTGTGTTTCTGAGAGctttttaaaagaggaaaaaacgATGAAATGATTATCAGAAAAGGTGGCAATTGACCTTAGTTGTCAACCAAATTGATTACTTTTCCAACACTATTATAATTAAACTTTTACTTTATATGATAATGGgttttgacagacagacacatccACACATATACATAGGTCAAAACTATTAAGGGAACACAGAAAAATTTCCTGGGTGATATTAATTTGCAATTGCATAACGTGACATCCACCCATGAGtggaaacaaaatgacacattgtCGCATTTCAAACGACAGGTAGTCTGAGAGCAGAAGACAGGACGTGCACACTGTTGAGTAAACATGCTTAGATTTACCTGGAGAAAAGCTTGTTGCAGGTCTGGAATATCTGCTGAGCGGCAGTTCTCATGATGCCAAAATGGAGAGGGCAGATattacacacacaacatcagaGGTCAATCCTTTAGGACACTTTGGGATTTGGATTAAAAGGGAGATGCACGGAGAGCTAAGACATACAAAGTCCCTGCACTTGCACAGCTCTAATAATCACACAGCTTCCTCAGTGGAGACGTGCAGGTGTTGTCAGTTTAGGCTGATTGGTTGTTGGCACCTGTTACGCctcactgtgaaaaaaacaaagttactTTGGACAAACCCTCTTATATTTCTGCTTGCTCTGTAGTATGATCATATTTACGAGATGTCCAggcatatatttatatgtataattGCATGTATACGTTTAAATTgtaatgattttaatttcatcaggatCTAAAATGACATGTTCCATGAAATGCATGCACAATTTGATTCAGAGATTTTCTGattctgtatttatgtataaaacATGCTGTAAAATGTGTCCAGGCTGATTTCAAAGTGGAAGACACGTTTGTCCGCATTCCTTTACGGTTTGAACGTTGAATTAAAACTGTAATGTTCATAGTTTCTGGCCTGAATCATCTAATTAGATTATTGCACATTTTGAAGGGATATTCTTATGTGGATAAAAGAAATGTCTTGAAGCAGGTCAGTTATTGCAGGAGATGTTAATCTTTCACATGTCACCTGCTTCAGCATTTTTGAGTTAACGTGCACTTGTGTTAGTCACAAGGTTGGACAGCAAAGGTCACTGAATGTTCTGCTGGTCTGTCACAAATATTCAGGatgctgaaaacacagcacatgctccttctcctctgtcttGTCGGGGCAGCAAATGCCCTGTACAAGCAGTGGATCCCTGACACCAACTATGAGAATAAGACAAACTGGGACAAAGGAGCGGTTCCGTGTGGCAACGACATTGCTCAGTTTTCAGCCCAAagaaaagtgtctgtgtttgtggagaCTCTGCACGCCGTGAAGGAGATGAGGTTGCCAGTCGATGGGGAGTTCATCCTGAATTCGGGAGCTGGATTTTTTGTATTGCCAGGACAAGAGCCAGGCTGTGGACAAGGTGTCGCAACCAAATTCAAAGACTCCGACTCTCTGCAGTGGTTTGATCCAGCTCTCTGGCAGGGAGCTGCAACACTGGATGATCTGCAGCGTGGAAATGTCCTGTTCTCAGTCCATGAAGAGAGAGTCCCTTGCCAGTATGATGAtgtggtttttaaagctctttcTTCCTTTAAAGTGGACACCAGCTCCAGTCAGTCCAGCATTCCTGTGaaatctgtgtctgtgcttggGAAGAAGTTTGACAGTGGATCTGAGTTTTCACAGTATCTCAGCTCACACACAGGTCGGCTCCAGTTTCATGGATCTTCTGCGGTCACTGTTGGGAATCCAGGCTGTGGGGACCCTTCTGGCTGCGAGTGTGGGAACTCTGTAAACCACGAGCGGATCTGTGGCAGTGTCAAATGTGCTGCTTTGAACTGTAAGATGCCTCTCAGCCCCGTTGGACACTGCTGTGAGGTGTGCGGCGCCATCGTCACCGTCCATTACGCCGGCGGTTTCAACATGCAGACTTACAGGCAACGGATCCATAACCTTTTTCTTATCTTGCCACAGTACAAATCCATCCAGCTGGGCATTTCTAAAGTGTCCAGGTCACAACGTTTGCTGGTGATATTTCCATTCGGTGCCTCACCTGAGATCCAGGTGACTATTCTGGATGGAGGGGACGGTACACAGGCAGAGGCTCTGGCCTGGGACATAGTAAAGGATGTTCGCACTCATGGCTCCCACCTTGGAATCACTGAGGCTGAATTTCAAGCCTCCTCCGGCAACAGCAGTGACCAGTCTGCAGGCAGCGTAGGAATGGTGGTCGGAGTTGTGCTAGGAGTTTTAATTACTATTGTGCTCATTCTCATCGCGGTTGCCCTGGTTCGCAGGGGTGTTATTCAAATGCCATCAGTGAGGCTTTCTCTGAGCAGCTTTAAGAGAAATAGTGATATTGGGGAACTTGGTGGCCCTCTTGACCACGGATTTGCTAACCCAATGTTTGACAACCTCAACACGCTGCCTAATATTCCCGATCTGCATAATTCAATTTCCATTACTCAGACAGGTGGTGTGTACTTTGTAAATCCAGTTTATGATGAGAATGAGACGGATTTTAACGCCTGAAGCTGCAATCAACTTGATGTTAATGATTTCCAACATGATGATTTTTACACACCCTCCACACCAATAAATCCGCGTTCGTCTTTATAAAGTAATAATTcagaaatgtgattaaaaatacacatatgCTGACAGTCATAATAACAGAAACTtgtaagacaaataaaataagtgtaCCTTTCCCATcattaatgtcacatttaagaGCAGTAAAGTTACAACTGCAGTAAATTCCTAACACACCTACTGCTGATGTTGTCGAGTCACCACTAGATGGGAGTAAACTGAATCTTCACTGACATGGATTGAACTTGTTATGTAACCTCAATAAAGATTTACAGTGCACTGGTTTGCTGTCtattcaaacacacagtggTGGGACCTGGTGAATTACATATTTGgatgtatttattatgttataattattatatatcattttgCGTCAACCAGAGCAACTACATTGTCATTCTTTGACAGCCAGACAGCAAGATACAAGGGCTCAATGAAATTGGCCTGGTATTTGTGGAGCAGCGTCATTACAGCGGTTACGTCGTAGAAAGACACAGAGCCTCGCTGAAAGTCAACATATAAGCCGATTCGACTGACATTCCCCACATCCACAGGCGTTTCCACACCAGCGTGCCAGACAAAGAAGCCTCGACTGTTCCTTCCCACACACCAAGAAAAGTCATTTCCTGTGATGCAACAGTTGCTCTCCTCACCCTTGCGATCGATGCTCTTGTATGTGACTCCTACATGAGCTCCCTCCCCACTCAAGTCTGCTTCAATGTAGTGCCTCCCCAAGTAAACACTCTGTGAAGACATTGCTTGCCGCCAGTACTCAAAGCGATCAGGGTGTTCTGGGTAGCTGTGCTGCCAGGGGCTGGTGTTGGTGAGCTTTCTCTTGTCCTCTGTTATACGCAGGAAGTGATGGGTGGTGTCTGGGTCAAACGTCAAACTCCTTGCATCTACAAGGCAGATGGAAAGCAGGCTGAATATGATGACAAATCACGTGGCAAAATTAAGAAGTTTGAATCAGTGTCACAtatcagtgcatttacattttaaaaggtcTCCTCTGGTCTCAGGCTCGGCTGAGGGTGACGATTCGGATTCTGGCTTCAGGGATTTAGGGCCTAGTTTTGGAGAAGTTATTCATGAGGTGTTCTGCAATGTACTGAATATTTGATGATAACACAATTAATAACTGCATTCAAAAACTGAGCTGTGTGAATTAGCTTTGAGCTAAACATGAAGAGCTGAGGGCGAGCATGCAATTTGTTTTACAGGCACTTGAATTGATGGTGGTCCTACGTGTAAAAAACCAAGAGCCAATCAAAGTGAGTAGAATCAATCCCGAGGGGAACGTCTTTATCACATTGCATGGCCGTGGGACTCGCAGAGAAAGGTCACAGGCTCACTAAAGTTATTACGTTTCATTTATCTGGGGGGAAATGAATGTTCACGTCATGACAATCCATGCATCAAGGCTCAATAGGATCccacaagcagacacacatcGCTGTTTCTCTGGGGAACAGTCAATTCACAGTCAACTCAccacatttacaaaacatggTCAGTTTGTCTCTGTAGGAAGAGAGAATCAGATCACACAGCTCCTGCGTAGCATCAGTCAATACATAAACGTAAGAGGTTAAACGGTCCATGCAGTTGATGTACACACTGGGCAGACATGTGTCGGCCACTCCTTTCTTCCACTCGGAGTATTCctacaacaaataaaagcaaagcaTGTAACAAATCCAGTTACTGTATCAGGTGTCATGGTGTGAAGTGGCGTCGCTATCCTCGAATTGTTGTGAAATAAGGTGAAACCCCTCCCCTGTGTTTACACTGTCAATATAGACACATCAAACAAACTCTTTTCTCATCGAGTGGCAGATCATATGATATAGGTTCCACCAAAGTCCATGACTCTTTTTACAGTGGCTTACATGTTACTAACATTCATCTACAGTCATGACTTTACATGCAGTAAAATGTGCAAAGGTCCTTTTAACTTTTTACATTATAATTCTTTCTCAATCCCTTTATTGGAGCATACTGGAAACATGTATGCTGttttaaaatatcatttaaactagggatgggaatctgTATCGGTCGGATATCGgagagataaaaatgtaaaatccgatacagTCCAAAGATCCTATGTATCGCATGCCTCACTATGCGCAggctgtaaaaatataaatacatatcagcaaaaccattttagctgagtcatgtttgggctgttcgtttctctttttgggagaacagttggggaattatgtctttgaaatgactcagcacagttcataaatggtctaaaataatatcagtatcggtagatgCTTGAGTTgttgatatcggtatcggtatcggacacaaaaaaagtggtatagGGACATCCCTAACTTAAACTCATCAGCTTGGTATTATACTGTGCTAGACCAGCTTTCCGTCACATCATCCCAATCCAAacgatcacagaatttgacagacctaaaaaacaacaaagctggttcTGCCCTGAGTCTTTTACTGTATTTTGGACCTGCAGGAAGTCGACGTCAGACTTGATCCTGGACATTTTGTTGACGTGAGCCAGCGTTTTCATCAACTCCGTCCTCCTCTGCTCCAGATGTGCCTGGATGCCGTCTACCTGTCGGAGGGCCTGTCTCTGCTCTCCCTCCAGCACATCCATTGCCCCTTTCATCACCTCCGTCACAGTCGCCTGCACCCGAGCAAACTGCTGTTCAACGAGTACACGGCTCTCCTGCACTGAGGACTGGAAGAAGGAGACATAGGGAGAGGTTAGAAAAGTTGGAGactatgaaaatgaaatgagaaaaacataTTGGAATCGGGCATTTACGGTGAACGATGGTGAATGTCTATACCTTTATTAAGTTGCTGTTGTTCTGCAGCTTTTCAATCGTTTTCTCGGCTGCTGAAGCACTTTGACTGATCgcctcttctttcctctgtatCTCTACCTACAATCGCCACAAACAGACGCTGCATCAGGTTTTCAAATGTGTAAGGAACCATCCATgcatccgtcttctaccacttcatcctccacatggtTGTGGAGCTGGTGCTGGTCCCAGGAGGCTGAGATTCAGTTTAAGCAGGTTTACTCAGTAAGAATGTGCTCTCTACAAAGAAAGGAAACCAATGACATAATAACATACAATGCACAAACAGTCTGAGTATGACTGAGTATGACTAAGTTATTTGGGAACATTACCTCTCAGCATGACTCAGCAAGTGACTTtctttaatgaaaatgtttaacaGTTAAATAAACAGTTGCTAATAGTGTAAAGTGTAAGTTGTCAAGATAATGATGAAACGGCAAACAAGAGTTATCTAATTCCATGAGGCATGAACTCACGCCTTCCCTGAAGAGGAGAGACTAACTTCCTGCTTTCCTGCCCAAACTGAGTGAATAGCCTTTTGTTAAAGATCACTACTCTAAAGGGACAACATTATACATTCCAGAAAGAACTTAGGCTTATTCATGTATGACTTAAAAGTAACagatatcaacaacaaaaagctgTAGGAATAATGAACAGACTGACGGTAACCAACAGCTTTCCTACAGGAGCCAAAAGCAATGGAACGCCCTTGAACACATGACTTAATTGTGTGCATGAGTATGTGTGAGACCTCAATCTGCTTCCGTGCCTCCCCTATGATTGCCATCGCGTGCCCTTCATGCCCTTGGACCTCAcactccagacacacacagcagctgtccaGCAGACAGAAGCGCTTGAGAGGAAGCTGGTGCAGCTCACAAGTGCGACTTTCAATGTCGTGGAGAGGATCCACCAAACGGTGATTCTGAAACTTGACGTTTTCCAGATGAGGTCTGAGATGGACCTCACAGTAGGAAACCAGGCAGGTCAGGCAGGACTTTGAGGCCCTGCTGGGGTTGTCCATGCAGGAGTCGCACAACACGTCTTCTGGGCGGAGAGAGGCAGCTGAGCGAGTCGTCGCCCCCCGCGTTTCTTCCTTTATGTTGTCGTCATGTTCAACCTCCTTCAGATGCTCCTTGCTGCTGAGACTCGTCATGTTTCAGTGTCCCTTTAGTCCCCTCAAACCTGATTTGCGTCCTTCCCTGCAATCTGAAGACCCTCAGAGATGAATAAGAAAAGAATTTAAAGCCACACCTAAGGTATTTTGAACTCTGCCAGTGCTTTCTCCCCTCCCTTGTCCTCTTTGCCCTGTATTTAGCCGCACAAAGCACACACATCAGATAGCAGCGACATGGGGAGGAAATGACAAGCAAATCAGCAAAGCAAAGCAGCTGGGGAGGGGAATGAACATCCTCTCATTTATTTAGCCCTATAGCTAAATACAAACTACTTCACTGACTTTGCATTCTCTGCATCATCCGAATAAGACATTATGTATCATTTATAGACATAACATGTCAACTTTGTCTAACCACGTTAGAGTTTAAAAAGTGTTTCCTTGTGATAACACTGTTCAATTCAAGAGGCTTACATACAACACAGCTTATCTTGTGACAAAGCTTCCTGACTTCTTGACATCTGCATGATGCCAAAAGAAGTATTTTTCCACCCTTTGTTTTCCTGGGTATGTTTCCCCCTCACAGAcaagcgcacgcacacacacacacacacacacacacacacacacacacacacacacacacaccaaagtaTTGACAGAGGCAAAATTATGGCTTTGTAAACAAAGACGGTTTGTTCGCTGACCTGTAGACAAAACAGAGCATTAGCCACACTCCAGTGGTAGATTGATGAGaaagcatttgtttatttcttaaaaTTTAGAAGTAATTGCCCAATGCCAAACTTTC
It contains:
- the amn gene encoding protein amnionless, whose amino-acid sequence is MERSQGWTAKVTECSAGLSQIFRMLKTQHMLLLLCLVGAANALYKQWIPDTNYENKTNWDKGAVPCGNDIAQFSAQRKVSVFVETLHAVKEMRLPVDGEFILNSGAGFFVLPGQEPGCGQGVATKFKDSDSLQWFDPALWQGAATLDDLQRGNVLFSVHEERVPCQYDDVVFKALSSFKVDTSSSQSSIPVKSVSVLGKKFDSGSEFSQYLSSHTGRLQFHGSSAVTVGNPGCGDPSGCECGNSVNHERICGSVKCAALNCKMPLSPVGHCCEVCGAIVTVHYAGGFNMQTYRQRIHNLFLILPQYKSIQLGISKVSRSQRLLVIFPFGASPEIQVTILDGGDGTQAEALAWDIVKDVRTHGSHLGITEAEFQASSGNSSDQSAGSVGMVVGVVLGVLITIVLILIAVALVRRGVIQMPSVRLSLSSFKRNSDIGELGGPLDHGFANPMFDNLNTLPNIPDLHNSISITQTGGVYFVNPVYDENETDFNA
- the LOC122785759 gene encoding tripartite motif-containing protein 16-like, which produces MTSLSSKEHLKEVEHDDNIKEETRGATTRSAASLRPEDVLCDSCMDNPSRASKSCLTCLVSYCEVHLRPHLENVKFQNHRLVDPLHDIESRTCELHQLPLKRFCLLDSCCVCLECEVQGHEGHAMAIIGEARKQIEVEIQRKEEAISQSASAAEKTIEKLQNNSNLIKSSVQESRVLVEQQFARVQATVTEVMKGAMDVLEGEQRQALRQVDGIQAHLEQRRTELMKTLAHVNKMSRIKSDVDFLQEYSEWKKGVADTCLPSVYINCMDRLTSYVYVLTDATQELCDLILSSYRDKLTMFCKCGPKSLKPESESSPSAEPETRGDLLKYARSLTFDPDTTHHFLRITEDKRKLTNTSPWQHSYPEHPDRFEYWRQAMSSQSVYLGRHYIEADLSGEGAHVGVTYKSIDRKGEESNCCITGNDFSWCVGRNSRGFFVWHAGVETPVDVGNVSRIGLYVDFQRGSVSFYDVTAVMTLLHKYQANFIEPLYLAVWLSKNDNVVALVDAK